TTCAGCAGGATGATGCGGCCCGGACGGTGATTCGTCATGGCGTTCAACGTAGCGCGTGCGCTCAGGGATGAATCTTCAGCCACGACACGATCTGCCGGGCCACCGTGTTGGAGATAGCGGCGGTGACGTCCAGGTGGGCGTAGCCGGGCACTGTGACGACGGAGAGTGAGACGTGATTGGTGCGGGCGTAGTTGCGAAAGTCGCTTTCATCGGTGATGCCGTTGCCTGCCGAGATGCCCAGCACCGGCAAAGTGACTTCGGGGTTGTGGATGACCGGCAGCAGCCGCTCGAAGGGCGTGCCGCGTGTGTTCAGCCGGGCGGCCAGCACGTCCAGCGCCAGTCGCTGAGGAAAGTACCACTCGGTGTAGTCGCCGGTCGGCAGCGCGTAGCTCTCCACGAAGTCCAGCGGATCGGTGATGGCTTTTGCGTCGTTGGCCCAGCCCACCGGCTGAGCAGGATTCTGTGGCCCTGCCACCGCATGCACGTTGAGCAGCGAGTTCAGCGCTGCATTGTGGCCCAGCAGTGGCCCGACCAGCAGTTTGGCGAAGACGGCAGGCAGACTGCCCAGCTCGTTGACATTGCTGGCATGTCCGGCGGTGACGGCCAGAAACGGCAGCGGAGCGTAGCGGCTCTGCACCTGAATCAGCGCGGCGGCCAGATTGGTGGCAGGATACACGGTCAGGGTGCCGGGCGAGACTGTGTTGGGCGAGCGGGCTGCCAGCAGCGCCTGGGCCACTCCCTGCGAGGCTCGCCTGGGACTGAAGAAGTCGGCGGCAATGTAAGGATTGGCGGCGAGCGTGTTGAGTCCGGCGGTCTTCACCACGGCGGCGTCGAAGCCGTTTTGATACTGCTGGAGAGTCAGCGCGGCGCTGGCGGTGATGCCCGGCACACCGTCGAGCATCACCAGGCCCGACACGTCTCGGAATCCCGGTTGGCCGCTGAAGTCGTAGGCGGCGTACAGTCCGGTGAGCACGCCGCCCAGAGAGTGCCCGCCCAGATACACACGCGGCGCGAGGGTATGGGCCTCCAGCACAGCGGCCCGCACGTCGCGCAGCGCGGTGTCCAGCCCCCAGTCTTTCATGTAGGCCACCTGTGCGGGCGCGGCGGGCGTCAGGCCGGATTTTGCCACGTTGCTCAGTTCCGCAGTGCTCATCTTCAGAAGCTGATCGCCGGATTCCAGCAGGTTGCTGCGGCGATCCACAGCCCACACACCCGTCTCGGGGTCGGCCAGCACGATCTGGCGGGCGAGGCGATCCAGGCTGCCAGCACCACCGAACAGCCCCGGCATCAAAATCAGAATGCGCTGGGGGCGGGCCGCGCCGTAGCGCACCGTGATGCTGGCATTCAACCGGGCAGGTGTGCCGGGCACCGTGACGCCGGGGCGTACCACCCGCTGCACCTCGACGGGCGGCAACGCAGTGTTTCTGGAACTCTGAGCTGCCGCAGAAAACATGCAGGAGGGAGCGAGGAGCAGGCATGCCAACAGCAGCGAGCGCGAGTGAGAGGGGGAAGCAACGAACCGCATTAGGTCAGCGTAGAGCCTTGCGGGGACGCGGAGGTACGAGCATGCCCGGTGAATTCGGGGCACAAGCTTTAGGAATGTCCGCACCTGACCCGACACATCGTTCAACGCGCATCAGAATTTTTTTGACATTTCAAACTTTTTTAACTAGGCTGTCCACATTCTTCTCAGGCCCGCCGGAAGCGGTGCGGCCCACATGCAGCCTGAAGCACCAGCACCAGACAACCCGAAATCCGTCGTCCCTGGAAAGCCGTCATCTGGCCAGCGCCCTGGAGGGATGCCCTGCAACTCGGAAGCCGAATTCGTAGCCGCCGCCGTCATCTGGGCCTGACTCTCAAAGCCGTCAGTGAGCAGTGCCGACTGTCCGTTCCGTATCTGTCGCAGGTCGAGCGTAACCAGGCCAATCCCACCGTGACCGCGCTCGCCAGTATCGCCCGCGCTCTGGGCGTCAGCCTTAATTTTTTCGTGCCGGAAGACGTGCATGAAACGGTGGTGTGCCGCAATGGGCGCGGCGATTATCTGCACGTTCACGAACTGCCCTACCGCCTGAAAAGTCTGGCGGGCAATGGCACGAATCGTCAGATGGAACCGCTGCTGATCAATGTCGCGCCGCATTTCTCGTCTGAAGTCACCTCGCATCTGGGCGAGGAATTCGTGTACGTACTCAGCGGCACATTTACGCTGCGGGTCGGTGACGAAGTGTTCGAGCTGAACGAAGGCGACAGTGCCCAGCACCCCAGCACCACGCCGCACGCCTGGGGCAATCCCGGCGACACCGAGACGCGGCTGCTGTGGGTCGGTACGCCCAAACTCTTCTGAGCCAGCGAGCGCAGCACCACGACCCAGCACCACAACACAGGAGCCGTATGGAAAAACTGAGCGTTCATCAGGATGTCCGTCAGTTCAGCACCGTGCCGTCGAGCGTGGGACTGCTGCATTTTGCGGCGGGCACGCTTTTGCCCGAGACCCAGCACACCCAGAACGAAATCTCGTTTATTCACAGCGGCGTGCTGAAGGCGGTCAGCGGCGGACAGGAATACCTGCTGCGTGCCGGAGACGTGACGCTGATTCCCGCAGGCGAGCGGCACAGCGCCGAGGTGCTGGAGGACGTGAGCCTGAGCTACGTTCTGCTGGAGCCGCAGTGAGTGGCCCTGCCGTGCAGGAGCGGCGGTGAGTCTGGGCTGGCTGGCGCGGCGGATTGCGCTGGCCCTGCTGGCGGCCTTCGGGGTCAGCGTGATCGTGTTTGCACTCATTCGGCTGGTACCGGGCGACATCGTGACCAACCTGATCGGGCTGGAAGGCAACGTCAGTCAGGCGCAACAGGCCGAGATGCGCCGCCTGTTCGGGCTGGATCAGCCGCTCTGGATGCAGTTCGGACACTGGTTTGCAGCCCTGCTGCACGGCGATCTGGGCATCAGTCTGCGAACCGACCGTTCAGTGTTTGCCGATCTGCTGATGCGCTTTCCAGTCACGCTGGAACTGTCGGTGGGGGCGCTGATTCTGGCCGTGCTGATCGGGCTGCCGCTGGGGGTGACAGCGGCGCTGAACCGGGGCCGCGCTGCCGATCTGGCCTCCAGCAGCTTCGTATTGATCGGGCTGGCGGCTCCAGAATTCTGGCTCGCCATCCTGCTGATTCTGCTGTTCAGTCTGAAGCTGCGCTGGTTTCCGCCCAACGGTTTCGTGCCCATGAACGAGTCGCTGTGGGAAAACCTCAGATCGGTGTTTCTGCCGTCGCTGGCACTGAGCCTGGGGCTGGCCGCCGCCGTCACGCGCATCGTACGGGCCAGTCTGCTCGACGTGCTCTCGCAGGACTACGTGCGAACGGCCCGCGCCAAAGGCCTGCCGCAGCGCACCGTGGTGTACCGCCACGCGCTCAGAAACGCCCTGATTCCGGTGATTACCGTGGTAGGGCTTCAGGTGGGCAACCTGCTGGGCGGGGCCGTCATCATCGAGCAACTGTTCGGGCTGCCGGGAGTGGGGCGCTACGCACTGGAGGGCATCAACCTGCGTGATTATCCGGTGGTGCAGGGCGCAGTGCTGTGGATCGCCGTGAGTTTCGTGCTGGTCAATGTGATCGTGGACGTGCTGTACGGCCTGATTGACCGCCGGGTGGTGTACTCGTGAGGGTGCGGGCATGACGGCGGGTATGCTGACCCCGGTGCAGTCGCCCGCACGCCGGGCACTCCGCATCTTTCTGCGAACGCCCAGCGGGGTGATCGGCCTCGCGCTGCTCGTCGTCATCGTGGGTTGCTCGCTGCTGGCTCCGCACGTCGCCCCCTACGACCCGGTGGCGTACATGCCCGTTGACCGTATGCAGGGGCCGAGCGCCAAACACCTGCTGGGCACCGATCTGTATGGCCGCGATCTGCTCTCCCGCGTGATCTTCGGCAGCCGCATCAGCCTGTCGGTCAGCAGCATCAGCATCGCGCTGGCACTGCTTGTCGGCGGGACGTTCGGGGCGCTGGCGGGCTTTTATCTGCGCTGGGTCGATACGCTGATCATGCGCGTCACCGACATCTTTCTGGCGTTTCCCGCCATTCTGCTCGCCATCGCGCTGCTGGCCTTCCTGGGGGGCGGCTTCTGGAATCTGACGCTCGCCATCGCGGTGGCCTATGCCGCGCCCTTCACGCGGGTGATGCGGGCCGCCGTGCTGCGAACCCGCGACACCATGTACGTCGAGGCCAGCACTGCGCTCGGAGCCACCGACGCCCGGCTGCTGTGGCGGCACGTGCTGCCCAACGCGGCTGGCCCGGTCCTGATCGAGATCACGCTGCGTCTCGCCTACGCCATTCTCGCGGAAGCGGCGCTCAGCTTTCTGGGCCTGGGCACCCAGCCGCCCGCGCCTGCCTGGGGCCAGATGATCGCCGATGGCCGCCCGTTTCTGGAAACCAATCCCTGGATTTCGATCGCGCCGGGCCTCGCCATCATGGTCACGGTGCTGGGGTTCAACCTGCTGGGCGACGCCCTACGCGACGCACTCGATCCTCGTCTGAACCGCTGATATTCCACCTCTTCCGGCTTTACCGCCCACACCGGGCGTTTCAAGGAGCTGCTATGAACCATTCACGCAAGCTGCTGGCCTCCGTTCTCGCCCTCTCGTTCGGTCTGATGGTGGCCGTCCCTGCCAGTGCTCAGACGGCTGGCGGCATTCTGCGGGCCGGAATGCAGGCCGATCCGGTGGGCCTCGACCCGCACGTCACCGACGCCACCTCGACCCGCAATCAGCTTGAAAACGTGTACGACACGCTCGTCGCGTTCGACAGCGCCGGAAAGATCGTGCCCTCGCTGGCAACGAGCTGGACGACCAGCAAGGACAACCTGACCTGGACGTTCAAGCTCCGCAGCGGCGTCAAGTTTCATAACGGGCGCTCGCTGGAAGCCAGCGACGTGGTGTTTTCAATCAACCGCATCAAGGACCCGGCCACCAAGTCGCCCCGCAGCGGAGATTTTGAACTCGTCAAGAGTATCACCGCCCCCGATAAATCCACGGTGGTCATGACGCTGAGCAAGCCATTTTCGCCGCTGCTCAGCAAGCTGGCCTTCAGCCTGAACGTGATCGTGCCCAAAGAAGCCGCCGCCACGCTCAACACCAAGCCTGTCGGAACGGGGCCGTTTACCTTCGTGGAATACGTGCCGCAGACGCGCATGGTGCTGAAGAAGAACCCGAACTACTGGGGGCGCGACGCCAAAGGCAACAAGCTGCCTTACCTCGACGGCATCACCTTCAGCTATCTGCCCGACGCCACCGCCCGCGTGACGGCGCTGCGAACCGGCACGGTGGACTGGATCGAGTACGTGCCCGCCACCGACATCAAGAGCCTTCAGAGCAATGCACAGGTGACGGTGGCGGGCGGGCCGAGCGCCAATTACCGCGCCCTGTTCTTCAATGTAGCGCAGAAACCCCTCGACGATCCGCGTGTGCGCCGCGCCATCGCCTACGCCATCAACAATCAGGAAATCGTGGATGTGGCGCTGCTGGGCACCGGGGGCCTGCCCGCACGCGGCACCACCCTGCCCAACGGCAGCTACTACGCCGCGCCCGACGCTACGTATGGCAAGCCCGATCTGGCGAAGGCGAAGGCGCTGCTGGCACAGGCGGGGTATCCGAACGGATTCACGCTGGAACTGAAAGTCACCAGCACCTACGACTTCCTCAGAACGCCCGCCGAGATCATCCAGGCGCAGCTCGCGCCGCTGGGCATCAAGGTCAATATCACCGCGCTGGAATGGAGCGTGTACCTGCCCGACGTGCTGAAGAAGAATTACATGGCGACCATCCTGGGCGAGAGCGGGCAGGGCGACCCGGACGATTACCTGTACACGCCGTTTGCGTCGGATTCGGGCGGCAACCTCACCAATTTCAAAGATGCGACGCTCGATAAGTTGCTCGACAGAGGCCGCACCATCAGCGATCCCAATGCCCGCAAGGTCATTTACACCCAGGTTCAGAAACGGCTGGTCAATCTGAGCCCGATGGTCTTCCTGTACTCCAGCACCCAGTACGAGGCGACCACCAAGCGCGTGCAGGGCTATTCGCACTTCCCGAATACCAGCTACCTGGGCCTGCGGACGACCTGGCTGAAGTAGTCCTTCTAGAAGAAGGGATGCCGTCTAGCACGGCATCCCTTCCTTTTCATCGTCTGCTTCTGACCAGTAGAGCTATTCAGAGGGTTGTATCGCCTTATTGGTACTCCATTGACTCGGTGGCGGGCTGATGCTCAGCACGCAAAACGGAGCACTTGTTCAAAGGGATCAAGAAACCCGTATGGGGCACGTTTTTCCGAGAAGTCAACGGGGTATCAGTAGGCGCTTAGCAGCTGATACTGGGCTCAGCAGCTGACACTTCGAGATAAATGGCGTCTGAGACGCAAATCGGCAGCATGAAGGGCAGTATCTGGGTCTGTGACAACATCCAGCACTGCCCTGCTCCATGCTGACACGCTCGCCGCGTACCTCAAAGAGCGTCTCCCACATCGACGCTGTGATGCGCTGACGAGGTTGGCGGAAGTCTTGCTGGCCATCCTGCAAGCGGAGTCCACCCTGCACCGCAAGATTGCCCTCCACCTGCCGCGTGTGGCGTCGCTGGAGTCCAAGACTCGCGCGGTCGCGCGGGTCTTCCATGATGCTCAGCTCACCCCGCAGGACGTGTTGAACGTCCTGTTTCCCCTTCTGCCCGCTGGCAAACTCCTGCTGGTGATGGATCGTACGATGTGGCACTACGGCCAGACGCCGCTTAATCTCCTCGTGCTGGGTGTGGTGACCTTTGCGTGGTGTTGCCGCTGGTGTGGACGGTGTTGCCCCATCAGGGCAACAGCAGTGCCGCCGCGCGCATCGTCCTGGTGTCCCGGCTCCTCCGGGTGCTTCCCGCCAAGCGTTGGGCGGCACTGCTTGCAGACCGCGAGTTCGTCGGAAAAGAATGGTGTGTCTACTTGCGCTGGAAGGGCATCAAACGCTGCCTGCGGATCAAGGAAACCACGCGGATTGACGATCAACTTGCTCGCGACACCTTCACAGACCTGCACCCTGGGGAGGTTCGGGCCTTATTTGAGCGTACCTGGGTCTACGGCAGTTGGATGCAAGTGGTTGTGACCCTTTCTCCCGCGGGAGAAAGGGTCATCGTGGCTTCGGATTTATCCGTGCTGGACATTCTTTTCGCCTATCGAAAACGTTGGGCCGTAGAGTGCACCTTCGCAGCGCTCAAGGCCAGAGGCCTAGGATTGGAACAGACCCACATGACCGCCCCGGATCGCCTGTCACGGTTGTTCGGCTTGCTGTGCATGGTGCTTGCTTGGATGGTGCGGGTGGGCGACGACGCCCAGACAACGACCCTCCCACCACTGGACAATCGAGGCCGTCGATTCACCAGCACCGCGAGACTCGGATGGAAGCTGCTCAGTCAGGCCGTTCGGGGGAGCTTGGACACCTTCTGGACATACCTTGAACTCTTCAAGACATCTTTTCCCGCGCCCAGCGCAGGAAAACTACGAAGTATCAGCTGCTGAGGATACTGGGTCTGACGAAGGGTGTGGCAGCGTCGTCAGGAATCAGGAACGTATTCTAGGATGTCAGACAGCTGCACTTCTTCCCCTGTGAGCTTGCGCAGGCCGTCCAGAATCGCAGCGAGGATGAGAAAGTCGACCCTAGTCGGTTCTTCTCCTTTCCTAGCAATGCGGTAGATGGTATTCATTCGCGCGCCGCCAATAGATTTTCCAAGTGCGTAAGGGGTGAGATGATTGGTTTCGAGAAACTGTGCTAAACGCCAGCGAACCACGGACATGACGCTATTGTGCCGCAATTCCGCTCAGACTCTACTCACACATTCTTTTACTATTGCCTATAGATACCACTTTGGTGATACCATAGAACTCTGAAGGGGCAGGGCCTTGGAAACACTGGCCCCTTCAGAATCCAAATCCAAGTTGAGGTGGATCCATGAAAGAATACACCCGCCCACCGTGTCGCAGCGCCTCTGGGAGCCGTTATGACTGCTGAGCTGACTTACATCCACCAGCTGTACCTCAGCCTCACGTAGCCGCGCCCCGATCAAATGACGAGCCTCCCCACGCGTCTGCAATTCGCGAGCCTGCGCACAGTGATCCTCGAAGAGCTCTACACCATGGACTGTGCCCGCGGCGGACCACTCTTCGGCCATGTCGTAGACGGCGTCATAACTGTCGCTGCTTCACCGAGTGGATATTGTGTCCTGGACCCAACGCTGGCCAGCGATCCACTGTCATGCGACGCCCGTTAGCTGTTCGGCTGGATCGACAGTTTGAACTTTGGGTCTGAAACTGCGATTGATTGTGTCAGCACGTAGGTAATGTGGCCCAACAGCATGCTTGGGTCGCTCAAACATGAACTGGCCTGCTTACGTCGTGGCCAGGAGACCGACCTCGTCAGCGCCAACCACTGCCTGTGTGCGCTGTGGGAGGACAGCATCTTGACCATCCGGGCGTACACCTGGGCTTCCTACAAGGATGAGATGGGCAGGCTTTCAACCAACCTGTAGTCCGGCCGCAGAGTCTGGGCGAAGCAAGACGCCAGTGAGCGTGGAGAGATCAACCCTGGATGGCCCATGTCCAGGTCTGACATGCCTGTCAATGATGTCGGAATTTCTGACGTTGTTCGTTTCAGTAAGCGCCTCCGCACTTAAGCTCGCCATTCTGAGGGGTGCTGCCGACTTTCACCCGGTCGACGAGCGCCTCGGCGCGTCGCCGTTCCACACCGACCCAACTGAGGTGCATCATGCCATCGTACGCTGCTCCGCACTGTTTGCCTTCTCTACCTGACGGTTTTCACGCGTTTCTTCACGC
Above is a window of Deinococcus ruber DNA encoding:
- a CDS encoding alpha/beta fold hydrolase; this encodes MFSAAAQSSRNTALPPVEVQRVVRPGVTVPGTPARLNASITVRYGAARPQRILILMPGLFGGAGSLDRLARQIVLADPETGVWAVDRRSNLLESGDQLLKMSTAELSNVAKSGLTPAAPAQVAYMKDWGLDTALRDVRAAVLEAHTLAPRVYLGGHSLGGVLTGLYAAYDFSGQPGFRDVSGLVMLDGVPGITASAALTLQQYQNGFDAAVVKTAGLNTLAANPYIAADFFSPRRASQGVAQALLAARSPNTVSPGTLTVYPATNLAAALIQVQSRYAPLPFLAVTAGHASNVNELGSLPAVFAKLLVGPLLGHNAALNSLLNVHAVAGPQNPAQPVGWANDAKAITDPLDFVESYALPTGDYTEWYFPQRLALDVLAARLNTRGTPFERLLPVIHNPEVTLPVLGISAGNGITDESDFRNYARTNHVSLSVVTVPGYAHLDVTAAISNTVARQIVSWLKIHP
- a CDS encoding helix-turn-helix domain-containing protein; translated protein: MQLGSRIRSRRRHLGLTLKAVSEQCRLSVPYLSQVERNQANPTVTALASIARALGVSLNFFVPEDVHETVVCRNGRGDYLHVHELPYRLKSLAGNGTNRQMEPLLINVAPHFSSEVTSHLGEEFVYVLSGTFTLRVGDEVFELNEGDSAQHPSTTPHAWGNPGDTETRLLWVGTPKLF
- a CDS encoding cupin domain-containing protein yields the protein MEKLSVHQDVRQFSTVPSSVGLLHFAAGTLLPETQHTQNEISFIHSGVLKAVSGGQEYLLRAGDVTLIPAGERHSAEVLEDVSLSYVLLEPQ
- a CDS encoding ABC transporter permease, whose protein sequence is MSLGWLARRIALALLAAFGVSVIVFALIRLVPGDIVTNLIGLEGNVSQAQQAEMRRLFGLDQPLWMQFGHWFAALLHGDLGISLRTDRSVFADLLMRFPVTLELSVGALILAVLIGLPLGVTAALNRGRAADLASSSFVLIGLAAPEFWLAILLILLFSLKLRWFPPNGFVPMNESLWENLRSVFLPSLALSLGLAAAVTRIVRASLLDVLSQDYVRTARAKGLPQRTVVYRHALRNALIPVITVVGLQVGNLLGGAVIIEQLFGLPGVGRYALEGINLRDYPVVQGAVLWIAVSFVLVNVIVDVLYGLIDRRVVYS
- a CDS encoding ABC transporter permease; amino-acid sequence: MTAGMLTPVQSPARRALRIFLRTPSGVIGLALLVVIVGCSLLAPHVAPYDPVAYMPVDRMQGPSAKHLLGTDLYGRDLLSRVIFGSRISLSVSSISIALALLVGGTFGALAGFYLRWVDTLIMRVTDIFLAFPAILLAIALLAFLGGGFWNLTLAIAVAYAAPFTRVMRAAVLRTRDTMYVEASTALGATDARLLWRHVLPNAAGPVLIEITLRLAYAILAEAALSFLGLGTQPPAPAWGQMIADGRPFLETNPWISIAPGLAIMVTVLGFNLLGDALRDALDPRLNR
- a CDS encoding ABC transporter substrate-binding protein; translated protein: MNHSRKLLASVLALSFGLMVAVPASAQTAGGILRAGMQADPVGLDPHVTDATSTRNQLENVYDTLVAFDSAGKIVPSLATSWTTSKDNLTWTFKLRSGVKFHNGRSLEASDVVFSINRIKDPATKSPRSGDFELVKSITAPDKSTVVMTLSKPFSPLLSKLAFSLNVIVPKEAAATLNTKPVGTGPFTFVEYVPQTRMVLKKNPNYWGRDAKGNKLPYLDGITFSYLPDATARVTALRTGTVDWIEYVPATDIKSLQSNAQVTVAGGPSANYRALFFNVAQKPLDDPRVRRAIAYAINNQEIVDVALLGTGGLPARGTTLPNGSYYAAPDATYGKPDLAKAKALLAQAGYPNGFTLELKVTSTYDFLRTPAEIIQAQLAPLGIKVNITALEWSVYLPDVLKKNYMATILGESGQGDPDDYLYTPFASDSGGNLTNFKDATLDKLLDRGRTISDPNARKVIYTQVQKRLVNLSPMVFLYSSTQYEATTKRVQGYSHFPNTSYLGLRTTWLK
- a CDS encoding helix-turn-helix domain-containing protein, with amino-acid sequence MSVVRWRLAQFLETNHLTPYALGKSIGGARMNTIYRIARKGEEPTRVDFLILAAILDGLRKLTGEEVQLSDILEYVPDS